The Deltaproteobacteria bacterium nucleotide sequence CTGGTCCGCGTGGCGCGGATCGACGGAGAGATTGAAGGCGACCTCGGCGGTCTCGTCGAACTTCGCCCGCTTGCTCGCGGAGAGCAGCTCGAGTCCCTCGCGGAACGTGTAGCTGCGCTCGCGCTCGATCCGCTCGGCGATCGACCGGTAGGACTTCCCTCTTGCCATATCAGGCCTCGACCTCGATTCCCATCGAGCGCGCCGTGCCTTCGATGATTCGCATGGCGGCGTCGATGTCGTTGGCGTTCAGATCGGGCAGCTTCAGCTGCGCGATCTCCTTGACCTGGCTGCGCGAAACGCTGCCGACCTTGGTCTTGTTCGGCTCGCCCGAACCCTTGGCGAGCTTCGCCGCGCGCTTCAGCAGCACGGCGGCCGGAGGCGTCTTCAGGACGAACGTGAAGGTTCGGTCCGAGAAGATCGAGATCACCGCCGGAATGATCAGGCCCTGCTGATCGGCCGTCCGCGCGTTGAACGCCTTGCAGAACTCCATGATGTTCACGCCGTGCTGGCCGAGCGCCGGACCGACCGGCGGCGACGGGTTCGCCGCGCCGGCGGGGCACTGGAGCTTCACGACCGCAACCATTTTCTTGGCCATGTCCTAGACCTTCTCTACGTGCTCGTACGAGAGCCAGACCGGCGTCGCACGACCGAAAACCGCTACCAGCACCTGCACCTGCTCCTTCTCCGGCTTCACCTCGCCCACGGTGCCG carries:
- the rplK gene encoding 50S ribosomal protein L11; protein product: MAKKMVAVVKLQCPAGAANPSPPVGPALGQHGVNIMEFCKAFNARTADQQGLIIPAVISIFSDRTFTFVLKTPPAAVLLKRAAKLAKGSGEPNKTKVGSVSRSQVKEIAQLKLPDLNANDIDAAMRIIEGTARSMGIEVEA